A section of the Xiphias gladius isolate SHS-SW01 ecotype Sanya breed wild chromosome 8, ASM1685928v1, whole genome shotgun sequence genome encodes:
- the si:ch211-256a21.4 gene encoding uncharacterized protein si:ch211-256a21.4, which produces MKFLELGDSISRFRFAQSSVGLAGCLCVCYAVWTPFWLKERGLWAEWNNTISDQTNRKHGTVFNALEAERVFGILSFLMAVCTGALCLVFALCWTSQTVRSYSNTRSLLMAGQALYPTTLLLLTMASTGFFFLLSWSLFTYQHRAEISQDLSSLGSSYWLGALGWVLLLVVEMIVFVTEQVVVPDIIPDLEKAVESWRISSQLKAANGSFSDGYHPGNSKSNLIPKRYMSSP; this is translated from the exons ATGAAGTTTCTGGAGTTGGGGGATTCCATCAGTCGTTTCAGGTTTGCCCAGTCCAGTGTGGGGCTGGCAggttgcctgtgtgtgtgctacgCAGTCTGGACACCGTTCTGGCTGAAGGAGCGGGGACTCTGGGCAGAGTGGAATAACACTATAAGTGACCAGACGAACCGCAAACATGGCACTGTCTTCAATG CCTTGGAAGCAGAGAGAGTATTCGGGATTCTTTCCTTCCTGATGGCTGTGTGCACTGGTGCGCTGTGTCTGGTGtttgccctctgctggacatCTCAGACGGTGCGTTCCTACTCCAACACTCGCTCCCTCCTCATGGCAGGACAGGCACTCTACCCCACCACCCTGCTGCTACTCACCATGGCCTCTACAG gtttcttcttcctcctcagctgGTCTCTTTTCACATATCAGCACCGGGCAGAAATAAGTCAAGACCTCTCCAGCCTCGGCTCTTCCTACTGGCTCGGGGCTTTAGGTTGGGTCCTGCTGCTGGTTGTGGAGATGATAGTCTTTGTCACTGAACAAGTTGTTGTGCCAGACATCATACCAGACCTAGAGAAGGCTGTGGAGTCATGGCGGATTTCCTCTCAGCTTAAGGCCGCTAACGGCTCTTTCAGCGATGGGTATCACCCTGGTAATAGCAAAAGCAACTTGATTCCAAAGAGGTATATGTCATCACCTTGA